The Metabacillus schmidteae genome has a segment encoding these proteins:
- a CDS encoding MOSC domain-containing protein — MNSLNHEIVWLSKGTPSTLTYKGKEYKSGIAKNQVSELNVTLNGIIGDDVENHEFHGGSERVICVYAYEHYGFWGQLYQHILPKAAFGENLTLKGMTESDVNIGDIYQIGEAIVQVSQGRFPCSTINKYTNIPTLLNKIIEHGYTGYFFRVLEEGTIYSNSSIKLLEKHPKGLSISTIHHTFFHDKENIRQIEAILSLDTLSKEWKNRLNKLHNSITKNSDKSLR; from the coding sequence GTGAATTCTTTGAATCATGAAATTGTTTGGTTAAGTAAAGGAACACCCTCTACTCTTACCTATAAGGGAAAGGAATATAAATCAGGTATAGCTAAAAATCAAGTATCTGAGCTAAATGTCACGTTGAATGGAATTATTGGTGATGATGTTGAAAATCATGAATTCCATGGAGGATCGGAACGTGTAATTTGTGTATATGCTTATGAACATTATGGATTTTGGGGACAACTCTATCAACACATTCTCCCTAAAGCTGCTTTCGGTGAAAATTTAACTCTAAAAGGTATGACCGAATCTGATGTAAATATTGGAGATATTTATCAAATTGGTGAGGCAATTGTTCAGGTTTCACAAGGTAGGTTTCCATGCTCAACAATTAATAAATACACAAACATACCTACCCTTTTAAATAAAATTATTGAACACGGCTACACTGGATATTTTTTTCGAGTGTTAGAAGAAGGTACGATTTATTCTAATTCCTCTATTAAATTACTTGAAAAACATCCAAAAGGATTATCCATAAGCACCATCCATCATACCTTCTTTCATGATAAAGAAAATATTAGACAGATTGAAGCCATTTTATCATTAGATACTCTTTCTAAAGAATGGAAAAATAGATTGAATAAACTACATAATTCTATTACAAAAAATTCCGATAAAAGTTTAAGGTGA
- a CDS encoding aspartyl-phosphate phosphatase Spo0E family protein produces the protein MKTLDTVIEEYRNKMFLIAKEDGLNSHRTLIASQHLDELLNIKMAESKAISKPKENH, from the coding sequence GTGAAAACATTAGATACCGTAATAGAGGAATATCGTAACAAGATGTTTTTAATTGCCAAAGAAGATGGCCTAAATTCACATCGAACATTAATAGCAAGTCAACACTTAGATGAATTACTGAATATAAAAATGGCTGAGAGCAAAGCTATAAGTAAACCGAAAGAAAATCATTAG